One Aquarana catesbeiana isolate 2022-GZ linkage group LG04, ASM4218655v1, whole genome shotgun sequence genomic region harbors:
- the LOC141141426 gene encoding G-protein coupled receptor 55-like, whose protein sequence is MNVSCPNENITSILRTIQLMTYIPTFIIGFMLNSFALWIFCCSMKKYTEASIYLVNLAILDFFLVLSLPSKIYFSQDEIKVNSHLCGFLQSLYFTNMYGSIYTITFISLDRYIAIIHPFYARVLRSPKKTIIICVIIWVFVWSVSLITFFNKEKSENVQCFHNLSENIWSPNIIIPLEMFGFVIPMIVMLYCSIQIIRTLLVPVSSSVDSEESKAVVIRIIICNLVVFVICFSFTHIGIFLQFLAKRQIISDCTVRKHISIFLQVALCISNINCCLDALCYYFSVKDFQAKLKYKPSVTQVENLNTSV, encoded by the coding sequence ATGAACGTGAGCTGCCCTAATGAGAACATTACTTCAATACTTCGCACTATTCAATTGATGACATATATTCCCACATTCATTATTGGTTTCATGCTGAACTCATTCGCTCTGTGGATCTTCTGTTGTTCCATGAAAAAATACACAGAAGCTTCGATATACTTGGTGAATCTGGCAATCCTGGATTTCTTTCTTGTTCTGTCTTTACCCTCAAAAATATACTTCTCCCAAGATGAAATTAAGGTGAACAGTCATCTGTGTGGCTTCCTACAATCCCTCTACTTTACAAATATGTATGGCAGCATCTACACAATTACGTTCATCAGCTTGGACAGATACATAGCCATTATCCATCCTTTCTATGCCAGGGTTCTACGCTCACCCAAAAAGACCATAATAATATGTGTCATTATATGGGTCTTTGTGTGGAGTGTTTCTTTAATCACATTTTTTAACAAAGAAAAATCGGAGAATGTTCAATGTTTTCATAACCTGTCTGAAAACATCTGGAGTCCTAACATAATAATACCTCTGGAAATGTTTGGATTTGTCATCCCTATGATTGTCATGTTGTATTGTTCTATTCAGATCATCAGGACACTACTGGTCCCTGTATCTTCCTCAGTAGACTCTGAAGAATCCAAGGCTGTTGTTATACGCATAATCATCTGTAATCTGGTGGTGTTTGTGATTTGCTTCAGTTTTACTCATATTGGCATCTTTTTGCAGTTTCTGGCTAAAAGACAAATCATTTCAGACTGCACAGTGAGAAAACACATCAGCATATTTCTGCAGGTGGCACTTTGTATATCTAACATTAACTGCTGCCTTGATGCCCTTTGCTACTATTTTTCGGTGAAAGATTTTCAAGCCAAACTTAAGTATAAGCCAAGTGTGACACAGGTGGAAAATTTGAACACTTCTGTATAG